A genomic region of Pseudomonadota bacterium contains the following coding sequences:
- the ygfK gene encoding putative selenate reductase subunit YgfK, with the protein MYPSTIGTLAGAIAHELGAHGRIFGVPEEAFAPASSGSRLRCDHMGHALDNPLGVAAGPHTQLAQNIVVSYLAGARFVELKTVQILDRLDVTKPCIDMRDLGYNCEWSQELTLEQSFDQYASAFVLVHALARARGADPSGFTFNMSVGYDLAGIRSDAVRGFVDRMRDAGDEIARRARVVCDAFRGTALAVDDLDPPRCISDGVTLSTMHGCPPAEIERIGLHLVEELGLHTTVKLNPTLLGKERLRHLLHDRLGHDGVEVPDEAFAHDPSFEDACAIIASLDGAAKRAGVRFAVKLTNTLETRNVEKALPAKEPLHYMSGRALHPLAAALAALLADRFGVAVPISLSGGVDAFNAADLLACGVLPLTVSSDLLRPGGYGRLPQYLERIGTRLEALGVADLGGSVPNATRLAAYAERAADDVRYGRRGGRPVFSSRRALGLVDCMAAPCRERCPAHQNVPDYLRLIADGRDDDALEVILRDNPLAATTGCACDHPCTLECVRNLLDDPIGIREIKRWAVERAASREVVAPREGALSIGVVGAGPAGLAAAVFCRRLGHAVTVYEARDRLGGTPASAIPAFRLPDGAVARDVERAERLGVRFERGRTLGGNLELGALRAAHDRVFVAVGAGGGRRLGVQGEDAPGVFDAIDFLERAKAGKPPDLGGRAIVVGGGNSAMDAARAARRLVGGGGTVTVVYRRTRTEMPAARDEIEAAEREGVSIEELLAPSRVLAGADGRVEGLECLIMALGAVGEDGRRSPVPTPGRTRSVPADSIVVAIGQGRLPEALAHSGLSVKPDGRIAVDAALETGLPGVFAGGDAVRGASTIVEAVADARRFADSVGNPGDARPEREIDVNASLARKGRRAYKEAGPRAEASRCLGCDDLCALCVTVCPNRANVLYEIAPSGDGIAQRYQTANVADWCNECGNCAAFCPTGGAPYRDKPRVCLTEEAARGIADGAVFLLKREGFEVTVRRGGETVSVGSDDARARLSAIGEALYRELGYLA; encoded by the coding sequence ATGTACCCCTCGACCATCGGCACCCTCGCCGGGGCGATCGCGCACGAGCTCGGAGCGCACGGCCGGATCTTCGGCGTCCCCGAGGAGGCGTTCGCGCCGGCGTCCTCCGGCTCCAGGCTGCGCTGCGATCACATGGGGCACGCGCTCGACAACCCGCTCGGCGTGGCCGCCGGCCCGCACACGCAGCTCGCCCAGAACATCGTCGTCTCGTACCTGGCCGGCGCCCGTTTCGTGGAGCTCAAGACCGTGCAGATCCTCGATCGGCTCGACGTGACGAAGCCGTGCATCGACATGCGCGACCTGGGCTACAACTGCGAGTGGTCCCAGGAGCTGACGCTCGAGCAGTCGTTCGACCAGTACGCGAGCGCCTTCGTGCTCGTGCACGCCCTGGCGCGGGCGCGGGGCGCCGATCCGTCGGGCTTCACGTTCAACATGTCGGTCGGCTACGACCTCGCGGGGATCCGCTCCGACGCGGTGCGCGGCTTCGTCGATCGCATGCGCGACGCCGGCGACGAGATCGCCCGCCGCGCGCGCGTCGTCTGCGACGCGTTCCGCGGGACCGCGCTCGCCGTCGACGACCTCGACCCGCCGCGCTGCATCTCGGACGGGGTCACGCTCTCGACGATGCACGGCTGTCCGCCCGCGGAGATCGAGCGGATCGGGCTCCACCTCGTCGAGGAGCTCGGCCTGCACACGACCGTCAAGCTCAACCCCACGCTGCTCGGGAAGGAGCGGCTGCGCCACCTCCTGCACGACCGGCTCGGCCACGACGGCGTCGAGGTGCCGGACGAGGCGTTCGCCCACGACCCATCCTTCGAGGACGCGTGCGCGATCATCGCGTCGCTCGACGGGGCGGCGAAGCGGGCGGGCGTGCGGTTCGCCGTGAAGCTGACGAACACTCTCGAGACGCGCAACGTGGAGAAGGCGCTGCCGGCGAAGGAGCCGCTCCACTACATGTCCGGCCGCGCGCTGCACCCGCTCGCGGCGGCGCTCGCCGCGCTCCTCGCCGATCGCTTCGGGGTCGCGGTGCCGATCTCGCTCTCGGGCGGCGTCGACGCCTTCAACGCGGCCGACCTGCTCGCGTGCGGCGTCCTCCCGCTGACCGTGTCGTCGGATCTCCTGCGCCCGGGGGGCTACGGCAGGCTGCCGCAGTACCTCGAGCGGATCGGGACGCGTCTCGAGGCCTTGGGCGTCGCGGATCTCGGCGGGTCGGTCCCGAACGCGACGAGGCTCGCCGCCTACGCCGAACGCGCCGCGGACGACGTGCGCTACGGGAGGCGCGGCGGGCGCCCGGTGTTCTCCTCTCGGCGCGCGCTCGGGCTCGTCGACTGCATGGCGGCGCCCTGCCGGGAGCGGTGCCCCGCGCACCAGAACGTCCCCGACTACCTGCGCCTCATCGCCGACGGGCGCGACGACGACGCGCTCGAGGTGATCCTGCGCGACAACCCGCTCGCGGCGACGACCGGCTGCGCGTGCGACCACCCGTGCACGCTCGAGTGCGTCCGCAACCTGCTCGACGACCCTATCGGGATCCGCGAGATCAAGCGCTGGGCCGTGGAGAGGGCCGCCTCCCGGGAGGTGGTCGCGCCTCGCGAGGGCGCGCTCTCGATAGGGGTGGTGGGCGCCGGCCCGGCGGGGCTCGCGGCGGCGGTCTTCTGCAGGCGGCTCGGGCACGCGGTCACGGTCTACGAGGCGCGCGATCGCCTCGGCGGCACCCCGGCGTCGGCGATCCCGGCCTTCCGGCTCCCGGACGGGGCGGTGGCGCGGGACGTCGAGCGGGCCGAGCGGCTGGGCGTGCGCTTCGAGCGCGGCCGCACGCTCGGCGGGAACCTCGAGCTCGGGGCGCTGCGCGCGGCGCACGACCGGGTCTTCGTCGCCGTGGGCGCGGGCGGCGGGCGGCGGCTCGGGGTACAAGGGGAGGACGCGCCGGGCGTCTTCGACGCGATCGACTTTCTCGAGCGCGCCAAGGCGGGGAAGCCGCCGGATCTCGGGGGGCGCGCGATCGTGGTCGGCGGGGGAAACTCCGCCATGGACGCGGCGCGGGCGGCGCGGCGGCTCGTCGGCGGGGGGGGGACGGTGACGGTCGTGTACCGTCGCACGCGCACCGAGATGCCCGCGGCCCGGGACGAGATCGAGGCGGCCGAGCGCGAGGGCGTCTCCATCGAGGAGCTGCTCGCGCCGAGTCGCGTCCTCGCGGGCGCGGACGGCCGCGTCGAGGGGCTCGAGTGCCTCATCATGGCGCTCGGCGCGGTAGGCGAGGACGGTCGGCGCAGCCCGGTGCCGACCCCCGGGAGGACCCGCTCGGTGCCGGCCGATTCTATCGTCGTCGCGATCGGGCAGGGGCGGCTCCCGGAAGCGCTGGCGCATAGCGGCCTCTCGGTGAAACCGGACGGGCGGATCGCCGTGGACGCGGCGCTCGAGACCGGCCTGCCGGGCGTGTTCGCGGGCGGCGACGCGGTGCGCGGCGCCTCGACGATCGTCGAGGCCGTGGCGGACGCCCGGCGCTTCGCCGACTCCGTCGGTAATCCGGGCGACGCCCGGCCGGAGCGCGAGATCGACGTCAACGCCTCGCTCGCGCGCAAGGGCCGCCGCGCCTACAAGGAGGCCGGTCCGCGCGCCGAGGCCTCGCGCTGCCTGGGATGCGACGATCTGTGCGCCCTTTGCGTCACGGTGTGCCCCAACCGCGCGAACGTCCTCTACGAGATCGCTCCCTCCGGCGACGGGATCGCCCAGCGGTACCAGACGGCGAACGTCGCGGACTGGTGCAACGAGTGCGGCAACTGCGCCGCGTTCTGCCCGACGGGAGGCGCGCCCTACCGCGACAAGCCGAGGGTCTGCCTCACGGAGGAGGCCGCGCGGGGGATCGCGGACGGCGCGGTCTTCCTTCTCAAGCGAGAAGGCTTCGAGGTCACCGTGCGGAGGGGCGGCGAGACCGTCTCGGTCGGGAGCGACGACGCCCGCGCTCGGCTGTCGGCGATCGGCGAGGCCCTCTACCGGGAACTCGGCTACCTGGCCTGA
- a CDS encoding amidohydrolase family protein, which produces MTQRTRIFSVAGLYDGAGRFVEEADVHIVDGVVARVLSRKDDRDECARLHADAERFVVPNGLVLPGLVNSHHHAYSALARGMPLRGDLSDFPHVLENLWWRLDRALDLEAVRLCGLVTAIECVRRGCTAIVDHHASPSCVGGSLDALAGAFGALSMTAALCFETSDRNGPAVFEESVAENLDFAARHRAHERLRGLFGLHASFTLSHASLALLAKAVPDDLPLHAHVAEDRCDLAHARAEGFTGPLDRLAKLGVLRRGSLLAHCVPLAD; this is translated from the coding sequence GTGACCCAGAGGACCCGCATCTTTTCGGTCGCCGGGCTGTACGACGGGGCGGGACGCTTCGTCGAGGAGGCCGACGTCCACATCGTCGACGGCGTCGTCGCGCGCGTCCTTTCACGCAAAGACGATCGCGACGAATGTGCCCGTCTCCACGCGGACGCCGAGCGCTTCGTCGTCCCGAACGGCCTCGTACTGCCTGGGCTCGTCAACTCCCACCACCACGCCTACTCGGCGCTCGCGCGCGGCATGCCTTTGCGGGGCGATCTCTCGGACTTCCCGCACGTGCTCGAGAACCTCTGGTGGCGCCTCGACCGCGCGCTCGACCTCGAGGCGGTGCGGCTCTGCGGCCTCGTCACGGCGATCGAGTGCGTGCGGCGCGGCTGCACTGCGATAGTCGACCACCACGCGTCGCCGTCGTGCGTCGGCGGCAGCCTCGACGCGCTCGCCGGCGCGTTCGGCGCGCTCTCCATGACGGCGGCGCTCTGCTTCGAGACCTCGGACCGCAACGGCCCGGCCGTCTTCGAGGAGAGCGTCGCCGAGAACCTCGACTTCGCCGCGCGGCACCGCGCGCACGAGAGGCTGCGCGGCCTGTTCGGCCTTCACGCGAGCTTCACGCTGTCGCACGCGTCGCTCGCGCTCCTCGCGAAGGCCGTCCCGGACGACCTCCCTTTGCACGCGCACGTCGCCGAGGACCGCTGCGACCTCGCGCACGCCCGTGCCGAGGGGTTCACAGGGCCGCTCGACCGGCTCGCGAAGCTCGGCGTCCTGCGCCGCGGGAGCCTCCTCGCCCACTGCGTCCCCCTCGCGGAC